Genomic window (Acidobacteriota bacterium):
CCCGATCGCGGTCGATGTGCGCGTTATCGTCGCCACCCATCACGATCTGGAGAAGCTCCTTCGCGATGGAAAGTTTCGACAGGACCTCTTTCATCGCGTATTCGTGTTTCCGTTGCGTCTCCCTCCCTTGCGCGAACGCCGCGAAGATATCCCGACGCTGGTCGATCACTTCGCGCGGCAAGTCAGCGCCGCGAATGGATGGAAGCCGATAAAATTCGCGCCTGACGCAATCGCAGCGCTGGAGGACTATCCCTGGCCCGGTAACGTTCGCGAATTGCGCAATGCCGTCGAACGCCTGATGCTGCTCGCGCCTTCTGACGAAGTAACCGCGGAAACCGTGGAATTGGCATTGCCGGCCTCCGCGGCCAGTTCCGATTCAACCGTAGGCGGCACGGGGCCGCTCGCCGACCGCGTCCGTTCATTCGAGAAGCAGACTATCCTCGCGGAACTCAAGCGCAATCACAATCAGATCTCAAACACGGCACGCGCGCTGGGACTGGAGCGGTCACATCTGTACAAGAAGGCAGAGCAGGTTGGGATTGATTTGAAGGCGGTACGGAATGATGGGGACCACTGACACCGTTTGCAATTCCCTGCCCACAAATACGACAATCAACACCACCCATGATCCAGTCAACCGAAACTCGCTCCACCAGCCCCTTTAACCCCGGCGCAATTGTCATCGTGACATTGCACACTCCCCGGGAGAAATTTTGGGGGGCCATCCTCAGCCTTTCGGGCGAGGGGCTGAGCGTCCGCGGCGTGGATTTGATTTCTTTTGACGATCTGATCTCGACGATCAAGAGCGGCGATTCGTTCACGTCCGGCGTAATCTTCTTTCCCATGCACCGCATCGAGCGCATGGAACTGGACTTGCCCGAGAGCAACATTCTTTCGCTCAGCCAGCGCTTTGCGCAGCAGACGGGTCAGGATCCTGCTCCACTTTTGACCGGTGGATATCTCGGGGAAGGCCGGGAATGAATATCCGCCAGATCCTGACTGCGCCCAATCAGCTGACGCTCTTGCGGATGATCTTCCTTCCATTCATCGTGATCAATCTTGTGGGCCATCACTTTGTGTGGGCACTGGTGCTCTTTGTCCTGGCAGGACTCAGTGATGGACTCGATGGATTGCTGGCACGCACGCTTCATCAGCAAACACAACTCGGCCAATATCTCGACCCGATCGCCGACAAGCTCTTGATGAGCACCATGTTTTTGGTGCTTTCCATCGAATACCGGGCACTGGTGCCGTGGAAATATACGGTCGTGGTGTTCAGCCGGGATATCTCGATTCTGCTGATCAGTGGCGTGCTCTTTATGATTGCCGGCCTAAAGGATTTTCGTCCCAGTATTTTCGGGAAGGCCAACACTTTTGCCCAGGTAGCCGCAATCTTCTTTACTCTGCTGCTCCTGGTGATGCCGGTGGTGTGGGTGGACATTGCGCGCAAGACTTTCTTGAAAGCTACTTTCTTGTTCACCATTCTGTCCGCCGTGCACTATGCGTTCCTGGTGCAGCATCGCTTACGAGAACATGGACACCACTCAGAGCCAAAGACGTAAAGCGCTCCGAGACTCTCGTTTGCCCCATTTTCACGCAACCCCTAAAATGATGGATTCATAACCTAACTGCGAAATCATCCATGGGACTGCACCTCTACAACACACTCTCCGCAAAGGTCGAAGAATTCCAGCCATTGCAGCCCAACCGGGTCCGCATGTATGCGTGCGGGCCGACGGTTTACGACTACGGTCACATCGGAAACTTCCGGACATTCATCGCTGTCGATCTGCTGTACCGTTTTCTGCGGCAGAGCGGGTATGACGTCCGCTACGTGATGAACATTACCGATGTTGATGACAAAATCATCCGCAACGCAGCGCGCGATGGCGTGACCGTGCAGCAGTACACGGCGAAATACGAGCAGGCTTTTCTGGAAGACTCCAATGTCCTGAATATCGAGCGACCGGTGCTGGTGCGAGCGACGGAGCACATTCCTCAGATGGCGGAGTTCATTGGGAAACTCGTCGAAAAAGGTATTGCCTATCGCACGGAAGACGGCTCTTACTATTTCCGGATCGCGAAGTTTCCCGAGTACGGAAAGTTGTCGAAAAAAGATTTTGCCGGGATGGAAGACGGCGCGCGCGTGGATGTCGACGAATACGAAAAAGACAGCGCCCGTGACTTCGCGCTATGGAAAGCTCCGAAACCCGGCGAGGCTTCGTGGGATACGGCGATCGGACCGGGACGTCCGGGGTGGCACATTGAATGTTCCGTGATGTCGATGGGCGAACTCGGGCCGAGTTTCGATCTGCACGCTGGCGGCGAAGACTTGATTTTTCCGCATCACGAAAATGAAATTGCTCAGTCCGAGGCGCTCACCTGCCAGCCGTTTGCGCGTTTCTGGTTTCATGCACGCTTCTTGCTCGTCGAAGGCGAGAAGATGTCGAAGAGCCTGGGAAACTTTTTCACAATTCGCGATCTTGTGCTCAAGGGACACAAGCCGTCTTCGATTCGATGGCTGCTCACGTCAGTTCCCTATCGCAACCAGCTGAACTTCACGTTCGAAGGACTGAAATCGGCGGCCAGTTCGGTCGAGAAGTTGCGCAATTTTCGATTTCGCCTGACCAGCGCTCCTCTTCAAGACGACGCGAATGCAGCAATGGCGCAACTCGCGAGTGAAACGGTCGAAAGAATCAAAGGCGCGCTGGACGATGATCTGAATACTGCGCAGGCACAGGCTGCAATTTTTGACATGGTTCGGAAGGCAAATGCTGCCCTCGAAGCGGGCGAGGTTCGTAAAAATGATGTTCCGCTATTGCTCGGGGCACTCGAGAAATTTGATGGCGTGTTCAGCGTCCTGCAAGATGATGACCAACAAAAAATGAGAGCCATCCTGGATTGGGCGAAGAGCGTGGGTCGAGAGCAGGAGGCGAGTCCCGAATTGCTCGCCATCGCCGGCTCCACGCAACTTTCAGACGATCAGGTCAATCAGAAGATCGCCGAAATGGAAGCCGCTCGCAAGAGCCGCAACTTCAAAGTCTCCGACACACTTCGGGCGGAACTGACGGCGGCCGGCATCATCGTCGAGAACACGAAAGAAGGCGTGCGGTGGAGGCGGAAATGATTTCTAGTTTCGCCGGGCGCTTCGCTACAGATCATTCATAACAGGCCGCGGGCTTGTTCGTACGCGTGAGCAACACGCAACAACGTCGCCTCGTCAAAGTGCTTCCCGAACAATTGCAATCCGATGGGCAGCTTTTCGCCACTCTCTCCGCACGGCACCGAAATCCCGGGAATCCCCGCAAGGTTCGCCGTCACCGTATAGATGTCGGCGAGATACATTGCCAGCGGATCATTCACTTTTTCTCCCAACCGAAACGCCGGCGTTGGACAGGTAGGCGCGGCAATCACGTCAACCTTCTTGAACGCCTCGTCGAAATCGTGAGTTATTAACGTGCGGACCTTCTGCGCCTTCAAGTAATAGGCATCGTAGTAGCCCGCGCTGAGGACGTATGTGCCCAGCATGATGCGGCGCTTCACTTCCATCCCGAATCCGCCGTCACGCGTCTGTCGATACATGTCGGAGAGCGTGCGAGCGTTGTGTGTTCGGAATCCATAGCGGACACCGTCGTAGCGTGCCAGGTTCGAGGACGCCTCCGCGGTCGCGACAATGTAATACGTGGGAACCGCGTATTCAGTGTGCGGCAACGAGATGGGGACAATCTCACATTCCATGTCCGCCAGCTTTTGAATCGCAGTCTCGACCGCAACGCGAACTTCGGGATCGAGTCCGTCGCCAAAATATTCCTTGGCAATTCCAACTTTCAGGCCTTTGACCGGCTTTTCCAGTTCCGCCACATAGTCAGGCACCGGTACGTCAGCGGACGTCGAATCCATGGGATCGCGCCCCGCGATGGTGCGCAAAACCAGCGCCGCTTCTTTCACGGTATTCGCGAAGGGCCCGATATGGTCGAGAGAAGAGGCGAATGCAATCAATCCGTAACGCGAAACGCGCCCGTAGGTTGGCTTGAGTCCGACGACTCCGCAAAAAGATGCGGGCTGCCGGATGGAGCCTCCGGTGTCGGAGCCGAGCGTGACCACGGCCATGCTTGCGGCAACGGCGGCGGCCGATCCTCCAGACGATCCTCCGGGCACGCGACTTTTATCACGCGGATTATGCACGGGATGATAGGCCGAATTTTCGTTGGACGATCCCATGGCGAACTCGTCGCAGTTGAGCTTGCCGAGCACGACCGCTCCCGCCGCTTCCATGCGAGCGACTGCCGTGCAGTCATAAGGGGGGATGAATTTTTCCAGGATCTTTGAGCCAGCCGTAGTGCGCACGTCGCGGGTGACCATCACATCTTTGATTGCGACGGGAACACCGGCGAGTGGCGGCAACGGATTCCCTGCTTCGGCGATGCGGTCGATCTTGGCGGCCCGGACATGCGCGCGCTCTTTTGAAAGCGTAAGGAAAGCGCCAATCTCGGGGTCTTCCTGCTTGATCCTTGTATAGAATTCCTCCGCCAAAGCGGTCGCAGTCGTACTGCGTTCCGCAATTGAGTTGCGGATACCATCAATGGTAAGGACGGTCGGCATCTACGCCTTTTCTCCGAGCGTGATGCCAAAGTACTGCGCCGGTCCGCTACCGATATTGCGGATACTGTGTTCCTCGTTGGACGCGATGAAAAACGCTGATCCGGGGCCAAGTGTGGCCGGCTTTCCCGCGATCGTCACTTCCAGAGTGCCGGAGCTGATCACGAACAGTTCTTCGCCCGCATGGCGATGCGGCGGATGCGGCATGGCGTTCGGTTCGAGAACTGTCTCATGGGCTTCCAGGTAGTCGCCCGTATGAGTACGGCCTTCGAGGATATCCCGGTACGCAGCTTCCTTTTCTTTCTGCACCGCCAAATCTTCGAAGCGATAGGTTTTCGACTTCAAGGATGGCAATTGCGATGCCCACGCCGATACCTGGCTTAGCAGTGCCAGCGACAGACAGGCTTTTCTTCGAGTCAATTCCATGTTGTCCTACCTCTCGATCACTTTAGGAACTTCAAAGAACGTGCCGTCGGTCTCGGGAGCGTTCTTCAAAGCGGTTTCATGCGGGAGTGAATCGCGCAGACCGTACCGGACGTCCTCGCGCATCGGGCTGCTGGGACGCTCGTGGCCGGCGTGGGTATCGTGCGGACCAACGCTGCTGGCAACCTGCGCCATGGGCGCGATCTCCTCCGTATTCAGTTCACTCAGACGGTCGATGTATTCCAGGATGGAGTTCAGATCGTGGAGCATCCGCGTACGTTCGTCGGCCGTGAGTTCCAGGTTGGCCAGATCAGCCACGTAGGCAACGTCTTTGTCGGTAACTTTCATTGTGACGTCTCTGATGCTGTCGTCATGGTATCTATTTTATCGATCTGTCATCCCGAGCGAAGCGAGGGATCTGCAGGTCAATGGGATTCTCTAACTCTTAACCACAAATTCAATCCGTCGCACAGGCGAAGCGGAATAGCGATTGACGACCGCAAGGTAGCGCGGGGCGAGCGACGACAATTCTTGACGCCATCCCCGGTCGGACACTTCTACGTAGAGAATTCCATCCGAAAATGCGATGGCTCGTGTCCGTTCGGCGACCGCACTGCCGCAAGCTACCGGCCACGCAAGCAATGGACTCTCTTGCGAGGGAGCCAAATGAAGGGCCTTGGCGACGATAGTTTCCAGGCGGTTTGCGGTGCGTTCCATGGAGTTTGCCTGCAATCACTCGGGATGAGAAGAGCAAATTGTAGCACTCGGCTGGAGCGGAAGAATTCGCTTCGCCGAGCATCGGAGCACCGCTATCCTGCTCTCTACAACGCGACAGCGGCCGCAGCCGCGGCTACCTTGGCGCGCTTCTTCGCGATCTTGCGCAGATGCGCCGCGGAGTACATGCTGCCCCGGCATCTTGGCATGCGGCAATAGCACGGAGCATCGTCTTCGCCGTCAAACAGGCAGTAGTCGTAGGTCAGCTCTTCTCCGGATTTGATGTCGCGCAGAGCGATGATCCAAACGTGTCCCGCAATGATGTCGGTCTCGCAATTGGGCTGACAGGAATGGTTGATAAACGCGGCGACTCCGTAGCCATCGACCACGTGTTTCCCGCTATCAAGGCCGAAAAGATACGTCATGGGCACGTCATCATAAAGATCGTCAGCCTGCTCGTTGCTCAAGCGTTCGCCGATGTACTCGACGACGAGAGTGCCTTTACGGATAGCAGCGGTCGTGTAGCAACCACAGGAATGAATGCGAGACTCACGAAGGATGAGGGCCATGGCGGACGTAACAATCTTTATCACAGTCCCACCGGGTTGAGGCAATAGGGAGTCTCCGATTTGGGTTATCCCGGATTCCGTTGCCTCAAGACTTCACAAGAAATCATTGCCGGGCGTACAGCCACTCAGGCTCCCTCGCTGCTAAGATGCGGAGGGAGGCCGCACTCATGGCACATCAACATCCCCCACGGTTCTTGAAGATTGTCGAAGACGCGAAGCAGCGCGTGCGCGAGACCAATGTCGACGAGATCAAAGCGCGCCTTGATCGCCACGACAAATTTGTTCTGGTTGACGTCCGGGAAGATCACGAATATGACAAGGATCATCTGCCTGGGGCGGTCCACCTGGGTAGAGGGATCATCGAACGCGACATCGAAGGCAAGTATCCGGATCTCGCGACCCCGCTGGTGCTCTATTGCGGCGGCGGTTTCCGCTCGGCGCTGGCCGCTGACAACCTGCAGAAAATGGGTTACACCAACGTCCTCTCGATGGACGGCGGAATCCGCGACTGGCGAGAGAAAGCGTTTCCACTCGAATCATCGAAGTAAGTCCGGCGCCGAGTTTTCTTCTGTAATCGCTGCGGCCTCTGTGGTTAAAGCGTGGACTTCCTAACCACAGAGGATTTGGAAGGTAACCGAGGAATACCCTCTCATGAATCGTCCAAAATCCTTTACAGCGATGCACTTCCGCGCTCCTGACCAATTGCGTTACGGTCGCTTATCTGAAAAAATACCCGTGGGTTCCCTCTAATGTCTCAGATTGGAAGCTTTGCGCTCCTGTTGGCGCTGGGGCTTAGTTCGTATTCATTCCTCGCCGGTCTTGTAGCTTTGTTTGGCCGCGACGCCGGATCGATGCGCCTGGGTGAAACCGCCCGCAGGGCTGGGATTGCCGCATTTGGCGCCGTCCTGCTGGCAGCGACTGTTCTGGTCACGGCCGCGTTTCGCGACGACTTCTCGATCGCCTACATTTTCCATCACAGCAATCGCGACCTCCCGGGCGCTTACAAGTTCGCCGTGCTCTGGTCTGGACAAGAAGGGTCGTTGCTGTTCTGGTCGCTGCTCTTAGCCGGATATGGATTCGTCCTGCGCCTGCGCTACAAGACCGACCAGCGTCTGTTCGCGCACGCCTCCGTCGTGATTGCGGCAGTGCAAGTCTTCTTCCTGCTGATTCTGAATTTCGCGGCGCACCCATTCGGCATTATCGAAGGCACTCTCCCGCAGGACGGCACTGGATTGAATCCCCTGCTGCAGTATCCGGAGATGGTGATCCATCCTCCCATGCTGTATCTCGGATACGTCGGATTCACGGTTCCCTTCGCGTTCGCGCTGGGTGCGCTGATCATGAAGTATCCCGGCGAAAAGTGGATTCAGATCACGCGCCGCTGGACCATGGTGACGTGGTGCTTCCTGACGATCGGAGTTTTTCTCGGCGCGCACTGGGCCTACGCCGTGCTTGGCTGGGGCGGTTACTGGGGATGGGATCCAGTGGAAAATGCCTCTCTCATGCCCTGGCTGACCGGCACCGCCTTTCTGCATTCGGTGATGATGCAGGAAAAACGCGGCATGCTGAAAGTCTGGAACATGTGGCTGATTTTCGGCACATTCCTGCTGTCGTTGCTCGGCACTTTCCTGACGCGCTCGGGCGTCATCAGTTCGGTGCATGCGTTCGCGCAGTCCTCGATCGGCGACTGGTTCATTGTCTTCATGGCCCTGACCCTCGCCACCTGCATGTTCTTTTTCGTGAAGAACAAGTCGCATTTGAAGAGCGAGCACAAACTGGAATCGCTGGTCTCGCGCGAATCAAGCTTTCTATTTAACAATCTGCTGTTGCTGGTGGCCTGCTTCACGGTGCTTTGGGGAACGTTTTTCCCGATCCTGTCGGAGTGGGTGCAAGGCCATAAAGTCACGGTCGGAGCGCCATTTTTCAATCGCGTCGCGGTTCCGGTGGCGTTGTTACTGTTGCTGCTGACTGCGGTCGGCCCTCTGCTGGCATGGCGCAAAACATCGGTCGACAGTCTCAAACGAAATTTTCTCCTTCCCGCGATTGGATCGGTGGCAGTCGGCGTCGCGATGATTATCTTCGGCGTTCGCCCCTGGGAAGATCCTTCCTTCTTCTACGCAACCATGGCGGCCGTGCTCTCGATGCTGGTGATCTTCACGGTCATCTCTGAGTTCATTCGCGGAGGAAGGGTCATCGCTGGCAAGAGCGATATGAATTTATTTTCCGCGATGGCTACTCTCTGGCATCGCAACACCCGCCGCTACGGCGGATATGTGGTGCATTTCGGCGTGGCACTGGTGGTGATCGGAATTCTCGGCACTCCCTTCAACAAGGAAGTCGAGAAGGAGATGGGATTCAACGACAAGATTTTAATCGGTCCTTACACGCTGGTCTGCCAGTCCTATACGCAGGACGACAATCCCAACTACGGGAATGAGTGGGCAATCATCAACGTGTTCCGCGGCGGCAAGCAGATCACGACCATGTATCCCGAGCGCCGCTTCTACAAATCCAGCGGACAGCCGCAGACCCTACCCAGAATTTATCCCAGCTTCAAGGAAGACTTCCTGCTGGTGACCGACCTGTACCTCGTCTATGAAGGCATCAACGAAACGACGGGGCGACCGATTATCAAAGCGCACGTCAACCCGATGGTGCCGTGGATCTGGACGGGATTGATCGTGATGGTGTTTGGGACAATCCTCGCGCTGGTGCCGAATGCGTCGACTGTGCGCGTGGCCGCGCCCGTTCCAGTACGATCGCCTGCGACGGTAGGAGCGGGTGACTGAGATGAAACCTTCATCACTCATTCGGCGAATCGCGCAACTTGCCGTTGTAACCCTGGCGATCTTTCTCTTTATGGGCGCCGGCGACGATGCCCGGTTCAACAAACTGGGCCACAGCATGATGTGCACATGCGGATGCGGACAGGTACTCCTCGAGTGCAACCACGTGGGCTGCCAGTCGTCGGACAAGATGCGCAACGAATTGCTGGCGGCGCTGGACCGCGGCGACAATAACGATCTGATCCTGCAAGGCTTCGTCCAGAACTACGGTCCGACGGTGATTGCCGCTCCGACCGCTACCGGATTCAATCAGGTTGCATGGATCATGCCCTTCGTCGCTTTAGCTTTGGGCATTACGTTTGTCGTCATGGTGGTGCGCGCGTGGAAGAACAAGCCTTCACCCGCGCTGGCCGATGGCATCGTGATTCCGCACGGCGGCGAGCTGGATGATTTCAAGCGCCGGGCTCGACAGGAGACCGACCTATGATTCTCTACGTCTGCGCTGCCGTCACCGCTGCCGCGATCTACTACGTATTTTTCTATCCGGGCGAAGTCTATGCCGGGCCGGAAAAGACGCGGCTCATCTACCTTCGCGAACGCAAAGAAGCGGTCTACGAAAACCTGCGCGACCTGAATTTTGAATTGAAGGCCGGCAAGATCCCTGACGCCGACTATCAATCGATGCGCGCTTCGCTCGAAGAAGAAGCAGCGGCGATCATGGCGGAGATCGCGCGGTTGGAACAAGCCTCGGCGGCGATGCCGTCTCATATCTAGATTTGAAGTATCCAGAATTGATGCACCGAATCGAAAGGAATGGACTTGACGAAATTCGCAAAGTCCCTCGTAGCTCTCGCGCTCCTGACAATCGCATCTCTCGCGGCCGCACAATCTTGGTCTGGCACGGTCACCAACGGCACCACCGGCAAGCCCGCGTCCGGCGACGAGGTAATCCTGATCAACCTCTCGAACGGCATGGAAGTGGCTGCCAAGACTAAGGCCGACAGCGCCGGGAAATTCAGTTTCAAGCTGACCGATAGCGGCGGACCGCACCTGATCCGCGCCATTCACCAGGACGTCACCTACCACCAGATGGCGCCTCCGGGTACGAACACGGTCGAAGTCCAGGTCTATGACGTGGCGCGCAAAATCGCCGACCTGAGCATGACCGCGGACGTACTGCGTTTCGAAGCCGAAGGCAACGAACTCCATGGCAAGCGTTTGTTTGCGGTCAATAACGGGTCGGTTCCGGCGAAGACGCAGATGAACGACCACAACTTTGAGTTCTTCCTGCCGGAGGGCGCGAAGATCGAGTCGGTGCAAGCAAAAGCTCCCAACGGACAGCCCATTGCCGCCGAAGCCACTCCGCAATCGGAGAAGAATCGCTACGCGATCGCCTTCCCTATCCGCCCCGGAGAAACACAGTTTCAGGTCGAGTACACGATGGCCTATTCGGGATCGCTCAAGGTCGATCCCAAGCCGCAATATCCGGCGCAGCACCTGGTGGTGGTGATTCCGAAATCGATGCAATTCACGGCCGCGAACCCGGCTCAATTCCAATCCATGCAAGATCCCAGCCAGGGGGACACGGTAGTACAGGTGGCGCAGCAAACGCAGCCTGGGCAGTCCCTGGGATTCACGGTCAGCGGGACGGGAACGATCTCTGAGTCGCCGGCGCAAACCGCTTCCGGGTCCGCACAGAGCCAAAGCCAGGGCGGAGGACGCGACAATCGGCCCGGCGGCGGACTTGGCGTGCCAATCGACGCGCCCGACGCGTTACAACAATATCGCTGGCCCATCCTGATCGGCTTCGCGCTGGCTCTGGCCGGCGGCGCATGGATGGTGATGAAGCGGCAGCCGGGAGCAGGCACGGCAACTCCAGCCTACGTCCCGGATCCGACCATGCCATCGCCAGTATCGGCGCCCACGCATTCCGTCGCGACCACCGCTCCTGCCGCGAAGTCCACCATGCTCCTCGAAGCGCTCAAGGAAGAAATGTTCCAGCTTGAACTGGAGCGGCGGCAAGGGAAAGTCACACCTGCCGAATACGAGAAAGCTAAAGCGGCGCTGGATCAAACGCTCGACCGCGCCGTGAAGCGGCAGAGCTAGAGAACAGGGCAGAGTTCTGAGGTCGGATTGCAGAGGTGACGCGCCGCCAGCGCTGTAAGCACTCACGTCTGCAATCCCTATGATCCCCCGAACCGCCGCTCAATCCAAAGGCAGCCCGCCCGCATCTAATACAGCAAGAGGCTTCGTCTATGGGTAACACCTTTAAAACCGCATTTCTTTTGACCGCAATGACGCTGTTGCTGATGTTTGCGGGCCGTGCTTTTGGCGGCCAACGCGGCATGCTGATGGCGCTGATCTTTGCCGCCGTCATGAATTTTGTTTCGTACTTCTTCTCCGACAAGATTGCACTGGCGATGTACCGGGCGCAGCCGATCTCGCGCGAGCAATTGCCACGCGTCTACAACATTGTGGAACGGCTGGCGCAAAAAGTCGGCTTGCCGATGCCCAAGGTCTACTTGATCCCGAACGATTCTCCGAACGCTTTCGCCACGGGACGCAATCCGAATCATGCGTCGGTCGCGGTCACGCAAGGAATCCTCGGATTGCTCAGCGATGACGAACTGGAAGGCGTCCTGGCACACGAACTGGGGCACGTTCGGAATCGTGACATCCTGATCAGTTCGGTCGCCGCCACCATCGCGGGCGCAATCACCTACCTTGCCCACATCGCGCAGTGGGGAATGATTTTTGGCGGTTACGGCGGGGATCGCAACGAACGCCGCGGAGGTGGAGGCCTGGCCGGGCTATTGATGATCTTCCTGGCTCCGCTCGCTGCCAGCCTGATTCAGCTCGCCGTCTCACGCTCGCGTGAGTATTCCGCTGACGAGACTGGTGCGCATTGGACGGGCAATCCGTACGCTCTGGCGAGCGCCCTGGCCAAGATCGACGCCTACTCTCGCCGCATGCCGCTGACAGCGACCGCGTCGACCGCGCACCTGTTCATCATCGCCCCATTCCTGGGTGGAGTGAATTTTGGCAGCCTGTTCTCGACCCATCCTCCGACCGCCAAGCGCATCGAGCGGCTGACGGGGCGGCCAGCGGAATTTACTCAGTAAGAGTTCTCAGTTCCCAGTTCCCAGTTCTCGGTTCTCGGTTCTCAGTGAAAACCACTCTACGGTGGGTCTCGTCGAAGCCGCCGGCAGAGGGCCTTTACTGAGAACCGAGAACCGGGGACCGAGAACTGGTTCTAATGACATTGGTAACCGCGCCTTCCCTCACCCTCATAGTAAAATCAGCCTCAATGGCTCCCCAAACAATGGTAGCGACATCCCGCCGCGCGGCGGATCTGGAACGTGCTTTGCGCAGCGTGATTCGCGGGCAGGACGAGGTTCTCCGCCTGGCCCTGGTCTCGATTTTCGCCAAGGGTCATCTGCTCATTGAAGGGGCTCCGGGAGTTGGCAAGACCACGCTCGGACAGTCGCTTGCACGGGCCATTGATTGCACTTTTCAGCGCGTCCAGTTCACCAGCGATATGTTGCCGTCCGACGTGCTGGGGATTTCGATTTACTCTGCGATCGAACAGAAATTCGAATTCAAACGCGGGCCAGTTTTTGCCAACGTGCTGCTGGCCGATGAAATCAATCGCACCACGCCCAAGACGCAGTCTGCACTGCTCGAAGCGATGAACGAAGGGCAAGTTACGATGGACGCTTTTTCGTATCCCCTGCCCCAACCGTTTCTCGTGATCGCGACGCAGAATCCGATCGAGCACCACGGGACTTATCCCCTGCCGGAATCGCAACTCGACCGTTTTCTGATGCGGGTGCGCATGGGATATCCCGAGGGCGACACCGAGCGCGAAATCCTGCGCTCCGAGGCGGGCACATCAAAACTCGAACAATTGCGCCCCGTGCTCAATGCAGCCGACGTGCTTGAGATTCAGCAGGCCGTCCGTCAAGTACACGTGGACGAAGCGCTCATCACGTATGCGCTCGCGATCGTGCGCAAGACGCGCGAGTCCGATCATCTTTCATTGGGCGTATCGCCGCGCGGATCGCAGATGTTCTACCACGCCGCCCAGGCGATGGCCTTCCTCGACGGCCGCGATTACTGCACTCCAGAAGACTTCAAGCCGCTCGCAGTCGCGATCCTGGCCCACCGCGTGGTGGTCAGTTCTCTCTATGCTTCGACACTGAAGAAGTCAGAACAGGCCGAGCAGGTCATCCGCGAGATTGTGGAGAGCGTGCCGGTGCCGGTGTAGTAGAACAGTGGTTAGTGGTTAGTGCGACGCATCCGCTTTACTCCCCGACGGCGATCTTCTCGGCACCCGGCTGCAGACTCGACAGCCTCGAAATTGCCGCCACCATCATCCCGGAAAGAAATTGCATGGTTGCGACGTCGTTCTGATCGAACGCGTTCGGCATCGATGAGAGCACTTCGAATACGCCGAGCGTCCGCCGGTAGTGGCGAAGAGGTGCAACTAGGATGGAACGCACGCCGAGATGACGGCAGGTGGCGAGATCCACTCTCGGGTTAAATTCCGTATCGGGGCACAACATTACTTCGCCGGTACGCACGCATTCAGCCGACAGTCCGCGATCAGTTTGCAGGCGGCATCCGATATCCGGAGCGGTGCGGCCGGTGCGGGCGCGGCAGATGATTTCGTTGCCTCGGCGCAAGGCGATCGCAGCGCCGGAAGCGCCGGTCATGGCCTGGGCTTTTTCCGCGATGACGCTGATGCCGGGCTCAAGATCGAGTTCGCCGGGATCGATCCGCGGA
Coding sequences:
- a CDS encoding heme lyase CcmF/NrfE family subunit — encoded protein: MSQIGSFALLLALGLSSYSFLAGLVALFGRDAGSMRLGETARRAGIAAFGAVLLAATVLVTAAFRDDFSIAYIFHHSNRDLPGAYKFAVLWSGQEGSLLFWSLLLAGYGFVLRLRYKTDQRLFAHASVVIAAVQVFFLLILNFAAHPFGIIEGTLPQDGTGLNPLLQYPEMVIHPPMLYLGYVGFTVPFAFALGALIMKYPGEKWIQITRRWTMVTWCFLTIGVFLGAHWAYAVLGWGGYWGWDPVENASLMPWLTGTAFLHSVMMQEKRGMLKVWNMWLIFGTFLLSLLGTFLTRSGVISSVHAFAQSSIGDWFIVFMALTLATCMFFFVKNKSHLKSEHKLESLVSRESSFLFNNLLLLVACFTVLWGTFFPILSEWVQGHKVTVGAPFFNRVAVPVALLLLLLTAVGPLLAWRKTSVDSLKRNFLLPAIGSVAVGVAMIIFGVRPWEDPSFFYATMAAVLSMLVIFTVISEFIRGGRVIAGKSDMNLFSAMATLWHRNTRRYGGYVVHFGVALVVIGILGTPFNKEVEKEMGFNDKILIGPYTLVCQSYTQDDNPNYGNEWAIINVFRGGKQITTMYPERRFYKSSGQPQTLPRIYPSFKEDFLLVTDLYLVYEGINETTGRPIIKAHVNPMVPWIWTGLIVMVFGTILALVPNASTVRVAAPVPVRSPATVGAGD
- the htpX gene encoding zinc metalloprotease HtpX, which translates into the protein MGNTFKTAFLLTAMTLLLMFAGRAFGGQRGMLMALIFAAVMNFVSYFFSDKIALAMYRAQPISREQLPRVYNIVERLAQKVGLPMPKVYLIPNDSPNAFATGRNPNHASVAVTQGILGLLSDDELEGVLAHELGHVRNRDILISSVAATIAGAITYLAHIAQWGMIFGGYGGDRNERRGGGGLAGLLMIFLAPLAASLIQLAVSRSREYSADETGAHWTGNPYALASALAKIDAYSRRMPLTATASTAHLFIIAPFLGGVNFGSLFSTHPPTAKRIERLTGRPAEFTQ
- a CDS encoding sulfurtransferase — protein: MAHQHPPRFLKIVEDAKQRVRETNVDEIKARLDRHDKFVLVDVREDHEYDKDHLPGAVHLGRGIIERDIEGKYPDLATPLVLYCGGGFRSALAADNLQKMGYTNVLSMDGGIRDWREKAFPLESSK
- a CDS encoding MoxR family ATPase; the encoded protein is MAPQTMVATSRRAADLERALRSVIRGQDEVLRLALVSIFAKGHLLIEGAPGVGKTTLGQSLARAIDCTFQRVQFTSDMLPSDVLGISIYSAIEQKFEFKRGPVFANVLLADEINRTTPKTQSALLEAMNEGQVTMDAFSYPLPQPFLVIATQNPIEHHGTYPLPESQLDRFLMRVRMGYPEGDTEREILRSEAGTSKLEQLRPVLNAADVLEIQQAVRQVHVDEALITYALAIVRKTRESDHLSLGVSPRGSQMFYHAAQAMAFLDGRDYCTPEDFKPLAVAILAHRVVVSSLYASTLKKSEQAEQVIREIVESVPVPV
- a CDS encoding cytochrome c-type biogenesis protein CcmH, encoding MKPSSLIRRIAQLAVVTLAIFLFMGAGDDARFNKLGHSMMCTCGCGQVLLECNHVGCQSSDKMRNELLAALDRGDNNDLILQGFVQNYGPTVIAAPTATGFNQVAWIMPFVALALGITFVVMVVRAWKNKPSPALADGIVIPHGGELDDFKRRARQETDL
- a CDS encoding GAF domain-containing protein; the encoded protein is MTGSLAPADVNFVNLKLAVFCVECELLSENNTPRCLACGSAAVLSLSRVLGGSMRGQQTAHLIADAELDRLVRSLLYTVPQVPVEVPIGDEVESLTVGLSNRHHMRLRMPGPAAVHRFAGISDHHPRIDPGELDLEPGISVIAEKAQAMTGASGAAIALRRGNEIICRARTGRTAPDIGCRLQTDRGLSAECVRTGEVMLCPDTEFNPRVDLATCRHLGVRSILVAPLRHYRRTLGVFEVLSSMPNAFDQNDVATMQFLSGMMVAAISRLSSLQPGAEKIAVGE